TGTGGAGCCCGGACTTTCCTCTCGTGGCAACAAGGCCACCAGCGATTGTCTGTCAAACTTTCCGACAACATTCATATTATACTAGGACTCGCTTTATCATTCAAGTGAAATTACTGGGATCGACTATACAAATTGGAAAGGCTCTGTATTCATCTCAGATGCATGCACCTCTGTTGCATAACGGCCCTTCTCCAGCTTCTCTTTAAGCCATTTCACCGTGTTCGGCTTCATGATCTTTTCGATATTATGACCGGGGTCTATAATAGCTATCCCCGCCATCAGCGCATCCTGAGCCGTATGATAGTCAATATCGCCTGTAACTATGACATCCGCGCCTCTAAACAGCGCATGATTCACATATCGGCTGCCGGAGCCGCCAAGCACAGCGGCCTTCTTAATCTGACGATTCAGATCGCCCACAACTCGTACTTGCTTCACTTCGAACTGCTTCTTCACGATATCCACTAGCTCCTTAAGCAGAACAGGCTCAGACAGCTTGCCGACCCGTCCCAACCCAAGTGTTCTGCCCTTCATATCCATATGGTACAGATCATAAGCCACTTCTTCATAGGGATGAGCCTTAAGCATCGCCTGCACGACTTTATTCCAAATGCTATGCGGAACAATCGTTTCAATTCTAACCTCTTCTACCCGCTCCATTTGCCCTTGCTTGCCGATAAATGGCTTCGTAGCATCACCCGGAACAAAAGTGCCATATCCGTCAATATTGAAGCTGCAATGACTGTAGTCCCCGATTGCCCCCGCACCCGCGCCTAGTATGGCATCAAGCACCTTTTGGTGATGAGACTTTGGTACGAATACAACCAGCTTGTACAAATGATCCGTGTGCAGATCTTCTAGTGGTGCGACATCCTGTATACCAATCGCTTCTGCCATCCAATCGTTGATGCCGCCCTCTGCTACGTCTAGGTTCGTATGACTAATATAAACGGCGATATCATGCTTGATCAGTTTCTCATACAGCTTGCCCATCGGCGAATCGGTATTCAGCGATTTGAGTGGTCTGAAGATGATGGCATGGTGTGCGATAATAAGATCTGCTTCCAAACGGATCGCTTCTTCAACGACCTCATCTGTCACATCAAGTGCAACCAGCACTTTCTTGATTTCTTTTGCCAGCGTTCCGAGCTGAAGAC
This sequence is a window from Paenibacillus urinalis. Protein-coding genes within it:
- a CDS encoding Nif3-like dinuclear metal center hexameric protein — translated: MYAKGQTVISYMEELAPKHLAVPDDRIGLQLGTLAKEIKKVLVALDVTDEVVEEAIRLEADLIIAHHAIIFRPLKSLNTDSPMGKLYEKLIKHDIAVYISHTNLDVAEGGINDWMAEAIGIQDVAPLEDLHTDHLYKLVVFVPKSHHQKVLDAILGAGAGAIGDYSHCSFNIDGYGTFVPGDATKPFIGKQGQMERVEEVRIETIVPHSIWNKVVQAMLKAHPYEEVAYDLYHMDMKGRTLGLGRVGKLSEPVLLKELVDIVKKQFEVKQVRVVGDLNRQIKKAAVLGGSGSRYVNHALFRGADVIVTGDIDYHTAQDALMAGIAIIDPGHNIEKIMKPNTVKWLKEKLEKGRYATEVHASEMNTEPFQFV